A single region of the Pontimicrobium sp. SW4 genome encodes:
- a CDS encoding DUF4292 domain-containing protein, producing MKKLNQIVLLVLLILSFSCKSIKNVATNGELDTKISSKQLIKEHTKTFTKFKTLQARVKVEYLQGDMEQTHSINLRMEKDKTIWLSATLGIVRAKITPTKVSFYNKLDNTYFDGDFSLISDLLGTDLDFNKVQNMLLGEALFNLTSNNYKADVHEKSYLLQPKKQSELLEVLLLLNPSHFKMDSQQISQTLKQRMLQIDYKDYQEVDKQVLPKSVNIIAVEGNFETQINMEFKSVSLDSDLRFPFRIPTGFKEIIVKR from the coding sequence ATGAAAAAATTAAATCAAATAGTATTATTGGTGTTGCTTATACTAAGTTTTAGTTGTAAGTCTATTAAAAATGTAGCAACCAATGGCGAGTTAGATACTAAAATATCTTCAAAGCAATTGATAAAGGAGCATACTAAAACATTTACGAAGTTTAAAACTCTTCAAGCACGTGTTAAGGTAGAATATTTGCAAGGAGATATGGAGCAAACTCATAGTATTAATCTTAGAATGGAAAAAGATAAGACCATTTGGTTAAGTGCTACTTTAGGTATTGTTCGCGCAAAAATAACTCCAACCAAGGTGAGCTTTTACAATAAGTTGGACAACACCTATTTTGATGGAGACTTCTCATTAATTAGTGACCTTTTAGGGACCGATTTAGATTTTAATAAAGTACAAAACATGTTGTTAGGAGAAGCACTTTTTAATTTAACCTCTAATAATTACAAGGCAGATGTTCATGAAAAATCTTATTTACTTCAACCAAAAAAACAAAGCGAATTACTTGAGGTTTTATTGCTTTTAAACCCATCACATTTTAAAATGGATTCGCAGCAAATTTCTCAGACTTTAAAACAAAGAATGCTACAAATTGACTATAAAGACTACCAAGAAGTTGATAAACAAGTATTGCCAAAAAGTGTCAATATTATAGCTGTGGAAGGCAATTTTGAAACCCAAATCAATATGGAATTTAAGTCCGTTTCGTTAGATAGTGATTTAAGGTTTCCTTTCCGTATTCCAACAGGATTCAAAGAAATTATTGTAAAAAGATAA
- the dut gene encoding dUTP diphosphatase produces MNIKIINKSNHALPHYETIASAGMDLRANLSEPRILKPLERSIVGTGLFIELPIGIEAQVRPRSGLAAKKGITVLNAPGTIDADYRGEIGVILVNLSNEEFIINNGERIAQLVIAKHERAEWEEVNVLSETERGEGGFGSTGTK; encoded by the coding sequence ATGAACATTAAAATAATAAACAAATCCAATCACGCTTTACCGCATTATGAAACTATTGCTTCTGCAGGAATGGATTTAAGAGCGAATTTATCAGAACCGAGAATTTTAAAACCTTTAGAACGAAGCATAGTAGGGACAGGACTTTTTATTGAACTCCCTATTGGTATTGAAGCACAAGTTCGTCCACGAAGTGGTTTAGCAGCTAAAAAAGGAATAACAGTATTGAATGCTCCTGGTACTATTGATGCAGACTATAGAGGTGAAATTGGCGTGATTCTTGTTAATTTATCAAATGAAGAATTTATCATTAATAATGGTGAGCGTATCGCGCAATTAGTGATTGCAAAGCATGAACGTGCCGAATGGGAAGAAGTAAACGTGCTTTCTGAGACCGAAAGAGGTGAAGGAGGCTTTGGGAGTACAGGAACCAAATAA
- a CDS encoding oligosaccharide flippase family protein — MSAFQKLFKQTVIYGLATVLPRMLSFLLVPLYTTEGVLTSVAEYGEVSVIFSYFVIFNVVLAYGMETAFFRFFNKEEDKNQVVGTSAISLIVSSLGFFALALIFQNQIASFIDIDVKYINLVIWILLLDALVIIPFAWLRANEKPKRYAIVKILNVVINLGLNIFFLLALKDLASNNSVFESIYKPDFQISYIFIANLIASAVTLLLMLPFYSKIKYVFNSQLWKTMFRYAFPVLIAGVAFSINETFDRILLKELLPADVAETDIGMYSACYKIALFMTLFATAYRLGIEPYFFSHSNSKNPQKNYAKILELFVAFGSVILLSVVVFADLLKPHIVRSEDYWEAMWIVPIILLANFCLGIYHNLSVWYKITDRTKFGAYISVFGATITLAINIFFIKEYSYKASAIATLVAYSVMMLLSYYYGRKFYPIPYNLNKIGIYLGLSIVFSVVSFYYFREIYVITIPMLLVFIAIVYLLEKKELKQLLKR; from the coding sequence TTGAGCGCATTTCAAAAACTTTTTAAGCAAACAGTTATTTATGGTCTAGCAACCGTTCTACCTAGGATGCTTAGCTTTTTGTTGGTGCCACTTTACACTACTGAAGGTGTCTTAACTTCTGTAGCAGAATATGGAGAAGTATCAGTCATCTTTTCATATTTCGTAATATTTAATGTTGTTTTGGCTTATGGTATGGAAACAGCTTTTTTTAGGTTTTTCAATAAAGAAGAAGATAAAAATCAAGTTGTTGGGACTTCTGCAATTTCACTAATTGTGTCTTCTTTAGGCTTTTTCGCCTTAGCATTGATTTTTCAAAATCAGATAGCCTCTTTTATTGATATTGATGTAAAATATATCAATTTGGTTATTTGGATTTTACTATTAGATGCCTTGGTCATTATTCCATTCGCATGGTTAAGAGCCAACGAAAAACCTAAACGCTATGCAATCGTTAAAATTTTAAATGTAGTTATTAACCTTGGTCTTAATATATTCTTCTTATTAGCTTTAAAAGACTTGGCTTCTAACAATTCTGTGTTTGAAAGTATATACAAGCCAGATTTTCAAATTAGTTACATTTTCATAGCCAATCTTATTGCAAGTGCTGTAACATTATTGTTAATGTTGCCATTTTACAGTAAAATTAAATATGTGTTTAATTCACAGCTATGGAAAACCATGTTTCGTTATGCGTTTCCTGTGCTTATAGCAGGTGTTGCTTTTTCAATAAATGAAACATTCGATAGAATTTTACTTAAGGAATTACTTCCAGCAGATGTTGCCGAAACAGATATTGGAATGTATTCAGCATGTTATAAAATTGCTTTATTCATGACACTGTTCGCAACGGCCTATAGACTTGGTATAGAGCCGTACTTTTTTAGTCATTCAAATAGTAAAAACCCACAAAAAAACTATGCAAAAATTTTAGAGTTATTTGTAGCATTTGGTTCTGTAATTTTATTGAGTGTAGTTGTTTTTGCAGATTTACTAAAACCACACATAGTAAGAAGCGAAGATTACTGGGAGGCCATGTGGATTGTTCCAATAATCCTGTTAGCTAACTTTTGTTTAGGTATTTATCATAACTTATCAGTTTGGTATAAAATTACTGACAGAACAAAATTTGGTGCCTACATTTCAGTTTTTGGAGCCACCATTACCTTAGCGATTAACATATTTTTCATAAAAGAATATAGTTATAAAGCCTCTGCAATTGCAACTCTAGTAGCTTATAGTGTCATGATGTTATTATCGTATTACTATGGCAGAAAGTTTTACCCAATACCTTACAATCTTAATAAAATAGGAATCTATTTAGGTTTATCTATTGTATTTTCTGTCGTATCATTTTACTATTTTAGAGAGATTTATGTAATAACAATACCAATGCTTTTAGTTTTTATTGCTATAGTATATCTGTTAGAAAAAAAGGAATTAAAGCAGTTATTGAAACGATAG
- the atpG gene encoding ATP synthase F1 subunit gamma — MANLKEIRNRISSVSSTMQITSAMKMVSAAKLKKAQDAITAMRPYANKLTELLQNLSATLDADSGSKYASQREINKVLVVAITSNRGLCGAFNSNIIKEANILANETYANQEVSFVAIGKKANDALSKTGTVIANNSQVYDDLTFENVAEIAESLMKRFVEGEFDKIEIVYNKFKNAATQIVMTEQFLPIVPMEGSSNNNQDYIFEPSKVEIVETLIPKSLKTQLYKGIRDSFASEHGARMTAMHKATDNATELRDQLKLTYNKARQAAITNEILEIVGGAEALNN, encoded by the coding sequence ATGGCAAACTTAAAAGAAATACGTAATAGAATTTCATCGGTATCTTCAACGATGCAGATTACTAGTGCCATGAAAATGGTATCTGCTGCTAAGTTAAAGAAGGCACAAGATGCAATTACTGCAATGCGTCCTTATGCTAATAAGTTAACTGAGCTTTTACAAAACCTTAGTGCAACTTTAGATGCAGACTCAGGAAGTAAGTACGCTTCACAAAGAGAAATTAATAAAGTGCTTGTAGTAGCTATTACTTCTAATAGAGGATTGTGCGGCGCATTTAATTCAAATATTATAAAAGAAGCTAATATCTTGGCAAATGAAACGTATGCGAATCAAGAGGTTTCTTTTGTAGCTATTGGGAAAAAAGCGAATGATGCATTATCAAAAACAGGCACTGTAATTGCTAATAATAGCCAGGTGTATGATGATTTAACATTTGAAAATGTTGCAGAAATTGCTGAAAGCTTGATGAAAAGATTTGTAGAAGGCGAGTTCGATAAAATTGAAATCGTTTACAACAAGTTTAAAAATGCAGCAACGCAAATTGTAATGACTGAGCAATTTTTACCAATTGTGCCGATGGAAGGAAGCTCAAATAACAATCAAGACTATATTTTTGAACCATCAAAAGTTGAAATTGTTGAAACGTTAATTCCAAAGTCATTAAAAACACAATTGTACAAAGGCATTAGAGATTCTTTTGCTAGCGAACATGGCGCACGTATGACAGCAATGCATAAAGCTACAGATAACGCTACAGAGTTAAGAGATCAATTAAAATTAACTTACAATAAAGCACGTCAAGCGGCAATTACTAACGAAATTTTAGAAATTGTTGGTGGAGCTGAAGCCTTGAATAATTAG
- the atpA gene encoding F0F1 ATP synthase subunit alpha, whose amino-acid sequence MAEVKPAEVSAILKQQLAGFEATASLDEVGTVLTVGDGIVRAYGLSNAQYGELVEFDGGLEGIVLNLEEDNVGIVLLGHSKVVAEGSTVKRTGRIASINVGEGIVGRVVDTLGTPIDGKGPISGETYQMPLERKAPGVIYREPVTEPLQTGVKAIDAMIPVGRGQRELVIGDRQTGKTAVCIDTILNQKEFYDAGEPVYCIYVAIGQKASTVALIAKTLEEKGALAYTTIVAANASDPAPMQVYAPFAGAAIGEYFRDTGRPALIIYDDLSKQAVAYREVSLLLRRPPGREAYPGDVFYLHSRLLERSAKVINDDAIAKEMNDLPDSLKSMVKGGGSLTALPIIETQAGDVSAYIPTNVISITDGQIFLDGDLFNSGVRPAINVGISVSRVGGNAQIKSMKKVAGTLKLDQAQFRELEAFAKFGSDLDAVTLNVIEKGKRNVEILKQAQNDPFTVEDQVAIIYAGSKNLLRDVPVNKIKEFERDFIEFLNAKHRDVLDSLKAGKLTDEITDTLTNVCKDLSAKYKA is encoded by the coding sequence ATGGCAGAAGTAAAACCAGCTGAAGTATCAGCAATCTTAAAACAACAATTAGCAGGATTCGAAGCTACAGCATCATTAGATGAAGTAGGAACCGTATTAACTGTAGGTGATGGTATTGTACGTGCTTATGGACTTTCTAACGCTCAATATGGTGAGTTAGTAGAATTTGATGGAGGTCTTGAAGGAATTGTACTTAACCTTGAAGAAGATAATGTAGGTATTGTATTATTAGGACACTCTAAAGTAGTTGCTGAAGGTTCTACAGTAAAACGTACTGGTCGTATCGCATCTATTAATGTAGGTGAAGGTATTGTTGGTCGTGTTGTTGACACCTTAGGAACACCAATCGATGGTAAAGGACCTATATCTGGAGAAACTTACCAAATGCCTTTAGAGCGTAAAGCTCCTGGAGTTATTTATCGTGAGCCTGTTACTGAACCTTTACAAACTGGAGTTAAAGCAATTGATGCGATGATTCCTGTAGGGCGTGGACAACGTGAGCTAGTTATTGGTGATAGACAAACAGGTAAAACAGCTGTTTGTATAGACACCATCTTGAATCAAAAAGAATTTTACGATGCAGGTGAGCCTGTATATTGTATATATGTTGCTATTGGGCAAAAAGCTTCAACAGTAGCTTTAATTGCTAAAACATTAGAAGAAAAAGGTGCTTTAGCTTACACGACTATTGTTGCAGCAAACGCATCAGACCCTGCACCAATGCAAGTATATGCTCCTTTTGCAGGTGCTGCTATTGGTGAGTATTTTAGAGATACTGGTCGTCCAGCTTTAATTATTTATGATGATTTATCAAAACAAGCGGTAGCTTACCGTGAGGTATCTTTATTATTACGTCGTCCACCAGGGCGTGAGGCGTATCCTGGAGATGTATTTTACTTACACTCTCGTTTATTAGAGCGTTCTGCAAAAGTAATTAATGATGATGCTATTGCTAAAGAAATGAATGATCTTCCTGATTCTTTAAAATCTATGGTAAAAGGAGGAGGCTCATTAACAGCTTTACCAATTATTGAAACACAAGCAGGTGATGTATCAGCTTATATTCCAACAAACGTAATATCTATTACAGATGGACAAATCTTCTTAGATGGAGATTTATTTAACTCTGGTGTACGTCCAGCAATTAACGTAGGTATTTCTGTATCTCGTGTTGGTGGTAATGCTCAGATTAAGTCAATGAAGAAGGTAGCAGGTACTTTAAAATTAGATCAAGCGCAATTCCGTGAATTAGAAGCATTCGCAAAGTTTGGATCCGATTTAGATGCAGTTACTTTAAATGTAATTGAAAAAGGTAAACGTAACGTTGAAATCTTAAAACAAGCACAAAACGATCCATTTACAGTAGAAGATCAAGTAGCAATTATTTACGCAGGATCTAAAAACTTATTAAGAGACGTTCCGGTAAATAAAATAAAAGAATTTGAAAGAGATTTTATTGAATTCTTAAATGCTAAACACAGAGATGTTTTAGATAGTTTAAAAGCTGGAAAATTAACTGATGAGATTACAGATACATTAACAAATGTATGTAAAGACCTATCAGCGAAGTATAAAGCATAA
- the atpH gene encoding ATP synthase F1 subunit delta, producing the protein MAGTRAAIRYAKAVLSLASDQNSADAVNNDMKLIATTIAENDELSQVLESAVVKSDIKKAALIQIFPSINSISSGLFNVLVSNKRIDILGSIASKYSELFDELNGKEIAQVTTAIPMTNDLEIKVLAKVKELTSKAVELENIVDESILGGFILRVGDKQYNASISNKLNKLKREFTLN; encoded by the coding sequence ATGGCAGGGACAAGAGCAGCAATACGTTACGCAAAAGCAGTACTTAGCTTAGCAAGTGATCAAAACTCAGCAGATGCTGTAAATAATGACATGAAGTTAATAGCTACTACTATTGCCGAAAACGATGAATTAAGTCAAGTACTTGAAAGCGCAGTTGTAAAATCAGATATAAAGAAAGCTGCCTTGATTCAAATTTTCCCAAGTATAAATAGTATTAGTTCAGGATTGTTCAATGTGTTAGTGTCTAATAAGCGAATAGACATTTTAGGCAGTATTGCATCAAAATACAGTGAATTGTTTGATGAGTTAAATGGAAAAGAAATTGCACAGGTAACGACAGCCATTCCAATGACGAACGATTTAGAAATTAAAGTATTGGCAAAAGTAAAAGAGCTTACAAGTAAAGCTGTAGAGCTAGAAAATATAGTAGATGAAAGCATTTTAGGTGGTTTCATATTACGTGTTGGAGACAAGCAGTATAATGCAAGTATATCTAACAAATTAAATAAGTTAAAAAGAGAATTTACATTAAATTAA
- a CDS encoding F0F1 ATP synthase subunit B codes for MEKLLGEFSIGLFFWQTVLFLALLFLLRKFAWKPILNAVNDREEGIKNALDSAEKAKLEMQNLQADNQKLLKEARAEREEMLKEAREIKNKMIDDAKNEAREEAGKLIAQAQASIQTEKKAAIAELKSQVANLSIEIAEKVVREELSNKDKQVKLVESMLSEATLN; via the coding sequence ATGGAAAAGTTATTAGGAGAATTTTCGATTGGACTGTTTTTTTGGCAAACAGTATTATTCTTAGCATTACTATTCTTATTAAGAAAATTTGCTTGGAAACCAATTCTTAACGCTGTAAATGATAGAGAAGAAGGAATTAAAAATGCACTAGACTCTGCTGAAAAAGCAAAGTTAGAAATGCAAAACCTTCAAGCAGATAACCAAAAGTTATTAAAAGAAGCTAGAGCAGAAAGAGAAGAAATGCTTAAAGAAGCTCGTGAAATCAAAAACAAAATGATTGACGATGCTAAAAATGAAGCAAGAGAAGAAGCAGGAAAACTAATTGCACAAGCTCAAGCATCTATTCAAACAGAAAAGAAAGCAGCTATTGCCGAATTAAAATCGCAAGTAGCTAACCTATCTATTGAAATAGCTGAGAAAGTAGTTCGTGAAGAATTATCTAACAAAGACAAGCAAGTGAAATTGGTTGAATCTATGTTAAGTGAAGCAACTTTAAACTAG
- the atpE gene encoding ATP synthase F0 subunit C, translated as MEIPVMVGAGLVVIGVGIGIGKIGGSAMEAIARQPESYGKIQTAMLIAAALIEGIGFAALFAVS; from the coding sequence ATGGAAATCCCAGTAATGGTAGGTGCAGGTTTAGTTGTAATCGGAGTTGGTATTGGTATTGGTAAAATTGGTGGTTCAGCTATGGAAGCGATCGCTCGTCAACCAGAATCATACGGAAAGATCCAAACAGCTATGCTTATTGCAGCTGCGTTAATTGAAGGTATTGGTTTTGCTGCTTTATTTGCAGTAAGCTAG
- the atpB gene encoding F0F1 ATP synthase subunit A, whose protein sequence is MQRKITIKALTLVFLLISFVSYASEDTQKGDLKTEIKEYIQHHLEDSYDFSLTSYTNDAGEKVYWGFPLPVILWDNGLKVFSSSKFHHGKTVAEVDGNFYKVYHNKIYKTDAEGTINYDAEHYPTNVKPLDFSMTKNVVVIFLVGLLMFFMFKGLAKSYAKNNGIAKGTTRILEPIILYIRDDIAIPNIGEKKYKKYMPYLLTVFFFVWFINMLGLTPLGVNVTNSISVTVALALITFLITNFTGTKDYWKHIFDPLGDTMPWYAKVPLYIILIPIEVLGIFIKPFSLLIRLYANIKAGHIVMMSLIGLMFLFKSWLGSPLSFGLAFAISLIELLVALLQAYIFTMLSALYFGFAAEEHEHHEEAHSH, encoded by the coding sequence ATGCAAAGAAAAATAACTATTAAAGCACTAACCTTAGTATTTCTGTTAATCTCATTTGTTTCTTATGCAAGTGAAGACACTCAAAAGGGTGATTTAAAGACTGAAATCAAAGAATATATCCAACACCACTTAGAAGACTCTTATGACTTTAGCTTAACATCGTATACAAATGATGCTGGCGAAAAAGTTTATTGGGGATTTCCACTTCCAGTAATTTTATGGGATAATGGTTTAAAGGTGTTTTCTTCATCAAAATTTCATCATGGAAAAACAGTTGCTGAGGTAGATGGTAATTTTTATAAAGTATATCATAACAAGATATACAAAACAGATGCCGAAGGGACTATTAATTACGATGCCGAACATTATCCAACAAACGTTAAGCCTTTAGATTTTTCTATGACTAAAAATGTTGTAGTCATTTTTTTAGTAGGTTTGTTGATGTTCTTCATGTTTAAAGGATTAGCAAAGTCATATGCGAAAAATAATGGTATCGCAAAAGGGACTACTCGTATATTGGAGCCAATCATACTTTATATAAGAGATGATATAGCCATTCCAAATATTGGAGAAAAGAAATACAAAAAGTATATGCCATACTTGCTAACGGTGTTTTTCTTTGTGTGGTTTATCAATATGTTAGGTTTAACACCATTAGGTGTAAATGTTACTAACAGTATTTCGGTAACAGTAGCTTTAGCATTAATCACATTTTTAATCACAAATTTTACAGGAACAAAAGACTATTGGAAGCATATTTTTGACCCATTAGGAGATACTATGCCTTGGTATGCTAAAGTTCCTTTATATATAATATTAATCCCTATTGAAGTTCTAGGAATTTTTATTAAACCCTTCTCATTATTAATTCGTTTATATGCCAATATAAAGGCTGGACACATAGTGATGATGAGTTTAATTGGTTTAATGTTTTTATTTAAGAGCTGGTTGGGTAGTCCATTATCATTTGGACTAGCTTTTGCTATCTCTTTAATTGAATTATTGGTGGCATTGTTACAGGCATACATTTTTACAATGTTATCAGCACTTTATTTTGGTTTTGCTGCAGAAGAGCACGAACACCACGAAGAAGCGCACTCTCATTAA
- a CDS encoding AtpZ/AtpI family protein yields MSNKNQGQKPKGQLKNALVLTGVGLQMGIIIYLFVFLGKWLDSEYNNGDKLFVIFGTLLGVAVSLYAVVKQLNRINSK; encoded by the coding sequence GTGAGCAACAAAAACCAGGGTCAGAAACCGAAAGGTCAGCTTAAAAATGCACTAGTTCTTACTGGAGTTGGTTTACAAATGGGAATAATTATTTATCTATTTGTATTTTTAGGTAAATGGCTAGATTCCGAATACAATAATGGCGATAAATTATTTGTTATTTTTGGCACCTTATTAGGTGTTGCTGTATCTTTGTATGCTGTCGTGAAACAACTTAACCGAATTAATTCTAAATGA
- a CDS encoding polymer-forming cytoskeletal protein — MFSDGKRGRGDAVESSTQQNRIAQGTTIVGDIVSEGGFRIDGTIQGTIKTPGKIVVGKSGIINGTLEGTNADFEGRFSGKMKISGVLSLKSSAFIEGEVEIGKLAVEPGATFNAVCSMKGAVKELNKGEQQKPGSETERSA; from the coding sequence ATGTTTTCAGATGGTAAAAGAGGAAGAGGAGATGCAGTCGAATCTTCAACACAACAAAATAGGATAGCCCAAGGAACCACAATTGTTGGTGATATTGTGAGTGAAGGAGGCTTTAGAATTGATGGAACAATTCAAGGTACTATAAAAACCCCAGGAAAAATAGTAGTTGGTAAATCAGGAATTATTAATGGTACATTAGAAGGTACTAATGCCGATTTTGAAGGACGTTTTTCAGGAAAAATGAAAATATCAGGTGTTTTGTCTTTAAAATCTTCAGCATTTATTGAAGGTGAAGTTGAAATTGGCAAACTTGCAGTAGAACCAGGAGCTACATTTAATGCTGTTTGCAGCATGAAAGGCGCGGTAAAAGAACTTAACAAAGGTGAGCAACAAAAACCAGGGTCAGAAACCGAAAGGTCAGCTTAA